A single region of the Lepus europaeus isolate LE1 chromosome 1, mLepTim1.pri, whole genome shotgun sequence genome encodes:
- the OBSL1 gene encoding obscurin-like protein 1 isoform X1 encodes MKAGSGDQGSPPCFLRFPRPVRVVSGAEAELKCVVLGEPPPIVVWEKGGQQLAASERLSFPADGAEHGLLLSGALPTDAGVYVCRARNAAGEAYAAAAVTVLEPPAPEPEPPLAERPLPPPGAGEGAPVFLTGPRSQWVLRGAEVVLTCQVGGLPEPTLYWEKDGMALDEVWDSSHFALERGCAEGGQGASLALRILAARLPDSGVYVCHARNAHGHAQAGALLQVHQPPESPPPEGADEEPAPVVEPLKCAPKTFWVNEGKHAKFRCYVMGKPEPEIEWHWEGRPLLPDRRRLMYRDRDGGFVLKVLYCQAKDRGLYVCAARNSAGQTLSAVQLHVKEPRLRFTRPLQDVEGREHGIAVLECKVPNSRIPTAWFREDQRLLPCRKYEQIEEGTVRRLIIHRLKADDDGVYLCEMRGRVRTVANVTVKGPILKRLPRKLDVLEGENAVLLVETREAGVEGRWSRDGEELPATCQSSCGHMHALVLPGVTREDAGEVTFSLGNSRTTTLLRVKCVKHSPPGPPVLAEMFKGHKNTVLLTWKPPEPAPETPFIYRLERQEVGSEDWIQCFSIEKAGAVEVPGDCVPSEGDYRFRVCTVSEHGRSPHVVFHGSAHLVPTARLVAGLEDVQVYDGEDAVFSLDLSTIIQGTWFLNGEELKANEPEGQVEPGALRYRMEQKGLQHRLILRAVKHQDSGALVGFSCPGVQDSAALTIQESPVHILSPQEKVSLTFTTSERVVLTCELSRADFPATWYKEGQKVEESESLVVKMDGRKHRLILPEAKVVDSGEFECRTEGVSAFFSLTVQDPPVHIVDPREHVFVHAITSECVMLTCEVDQEDAPVRWYKDGQEVEESDFVVLETEGPRRRLVLPAAQPPDGGEFQCVAGEERAYFTVTITDVSSWIVYPSGKVYVAAVRLERVVLTCELCRPWAEVRWTKDGEEVVESPALLLQKEDTVRRLVLPAVQLEDSGEYRCEIDDESASFTVTVTEPPVRIIYPRDEVTLIAVSLECVVLMCELSREDAPVRWYKDGLEVEESEALVLESDGPRRRLVLPAAQPKDGGEFVCDAGDDSAFFTVTVTAPPERIVHPAARSLDLQFGAPGRVELRCEVAPAGSQVRWYKDGLEVEASDALQLGAEGPARTLTLPHAQPEDAGEYVCETRDEAVTFNVSLAEPPVQFLAPEAAPSPLHVAPGEPVVLSCELSRAGAPVFWSHNEKPVQEGEGVELRAEGPRRALCISAADLAHTGLYTCQCGAEPGAPSLSFTVQVAEPPVRVVAPEAAQTRVRSTPGGDLELVVHLSGPGGPVRWYKDGERLASQGRVQLEQAGARQVLRVRGARSGDAGEYLCDAPQDSRIFLVSVEEPPPVKLVSELTPLTVHEGDDATFRCEVSPPEADVTWLRNGAVVTPGPQLQVAQNGSSRSLTVRGCRLQDAGTVTARAGATTTSARLHVRETELLFLRRLQDVRAEEGQDVCLEVETGRVGAAGAVRWVRGGEPLPLDSRLCVAQDGHIHRLFIRGVVLADQGTYGCESHHDRTLARLSVRPRQLRALRPLEDVTVSEGGSATFQLELSQEGVTGEWARGGVRLQPGPKCHIDTEGRTHRLALSGLGLADSGCVSFTADSLRCAARLTVREIPVTFVRGPQDLEVMEGDTATLECELSQTLADVTWKKDGRALTASPRLRLQALGTRRLLQLRRCSPSDAGTYSCEVGTARAGPARLTVRERTVSVLRELRAVRAREGDGATLECTVSEAETTGSWELGGRPLRPGGRVRIRQEGKKHILVLSELRTEDAGEVRFQAGPAQSLALLEVEALPLQMCRRPPREKTVLVGRRAVLEVTVSRSGAHVCWSREGTELCPGDKYEMRSHGPTHSLVIRDVRPEDQGTYCCQAGQDSAHTRLLVEGN; translated from the exons ATGAAGGCGGGCTCGGGGGATCAGGGGAGCCCCCCGTGCTTCCTGCGCTTTCCGCGGCCCGTGCGGGTGGTGAGCGGCGCCGAGGCCGAACTCAAGTGCGTGGTCCTGGGGGAGCCGCCGCCCATTGTCGTGTGGGAGAAGGGCGGCCAGCAGCTGGCGGCCTCCGAGCGCCTGAGCTTCCCGGCGGACGGCGCCGAGCACGGCCTGCTGCTGAGCGGCGCGCTACCCACCGACGCCGGGGTCTACGTGTGCCGCGCCCGCAATGCCGCCGGCGAGGCCTACGCCGCGGCCGCCGTCACTGTGCTGGAGCCGCCCGCGCCCGAGCCCGAGCCGCCGCTCGCCGAGcgcccgctgccgccgccgggggccggggagggcGCCCCGGTGTTCCTGACGGGGCCCCGATCCCAGTGGGTGCTGCGGGGGGCGGAGGTGGTGCTGACGTGCCAGGTGGGGGGCCTCCCCGAGCCCACGCTGTACTGGGAGAAGGACGGGATGGCCCTGGACGAAGTGTGGGACAGCAGCCACTTCGCGCTGGAGCGGGGCTGCGCCGAGGGTGGTCAGGGCGCGAGCCTGGCGCTGCGCATCCTGGCGGCGCGGCTGCCGGACTCGGGCGTCTACGTGTGCCACGCCCGCAACGCGCACGGCCACGCGCAGGCCGGCGCGCTGCTCCAGGTGCACCAGCCCCCCGAGAGCCCTCCTCCGGAGGGAGCCGACGAGGAGCCCGCGCCCGTGGTGGAGCCGCTCAAGTGCGCGCCCAAGACCTTCTGGGTGAACGAGGGCAAGCACGCCAAGTTCCGCTGCTACGTGATGGGCAAGCCCGAGCCCGAGATCGAGTGGCACTGGGAGGGCCGCCCCCTGCTCCCGGACCGCCGCCGCCTCATGTACCGCGACCGCGACGGCGGCTTTGTGCTCAAGGTGCTCTACTGCCAGGCCAAAGACCGCGGGCTGTACGTCTGCGCGGCGCGCAACTCGGCGGGCCAGACGCTCAGCGCCGTTCAGCTGCACGTCAAAG AGCCCCGCCTCCGCTTCACGAGACCGCTGCAGGATGTGGAGGGCCGGGAGCATGGGATTGCGGTGTTGGAGTGTAAAGTCCCCAACTCCCGCATCCCCACGGCCTGGTTCCGCGAGGACCAGCGGCTGCTGCCCTGCCGCAAGTACGAGCAGATCGAGGAGGGCACAGTGCGCCGCCTCATCATCCACAGGCTGAAAGCAGATGACGATGGCGTGTACCTGTGCGAGATGCGCGGCCGGGTGCGCACGGTGGCCAACGTGACGGTCAAAG GGCCCATCCTGAAGCGGCTGCCCCGGAAACTCGACGTCCTGGAGGGCGAGAACGCGGTGCTGCTGGTGGAGACGAgagaggctggggtggaggggcgcTGGAGCCGCGATGGGGAGGAGCTACCAGCCACCTGCCAGAGCAGCTGTGGCCACATGCATGCCCTGGTGCTTCCGGGGGTCACCCGGGAAGATGCTGGCGAGGTCACCTTCAGTCTGGGCAACTCCCGGACCACCACTCTGCTCAGAGTCAAAT GCGTCAAGCACAGCCCTCCGGGCCCGCCCGTCTTGGCTGAGATGTTCAAGGGCCACAAGAACACGGTGCTGCTGACCTGGAAGCCTCCGGAGCCAGCCCCCGAGACGCCCTTCATCTACCGGCTGGAGCGGCAGGAGGTGGGCTCCGAAGACTGGATCCAGTGCTTCAGCATCGAGAAGGCTGGAGCCGTGGAGGTGCCGGGGGACTGCGTGCCCTCGGAGGGTGACTACCGGTTCCGGGTCTGCACCGTCAGCGAACACGGCCGCAGTCCCCACGTGGTGTTCCACGGTTCCGCTCACCTCG TGCCTACAGCTCGCCTGGTGGCAGGTCTGGAAGACGTGCAGGTGTATGACGGGGAAGACGCCGTCTTCTCCCTGGATCTCTCGACCATCATCCAGGGCACCTGGTTCCTTAATGGGGAAGAGCTCAAGGCTAACGAGCCGGAGGGCCAGGTGGAGCCCGGTGCCCTGCGCTACCGCATGGAGCAGAAGGGCCTGCAGCACCGACTCATCCTGCGTGCCGTCAAGCACCAGGACAGCGGCGCCCTGGTGGGCTTCAGCTGTCCGGGTGTGCAGGACTCGGCCGCCCTCACCATCCAAG AGAGCCCCGTGCACATCCTGAGCCCCCAGGAGAAGGTGTCGTTGACCTTCACGACCTCCGAGCGGGTGGTGCTGACCTGTGAGCTCTCCAGGGCGGACTTCCCGGCCACCTGGTACAAAGAGGGGCAGAAGGTGGAAGAGAGCGAGTCGCTGGTGGTGAAGATGGATGGGCGCAAACACCGCCTCATCTTGCCTGAGGCCAAAGTCGTGGACAGCGGCGAGTTTGAGTGCAGAACGGAAGGGGTCTCAGCCTTCTTCAGCCTCACTGTCCAAG ATCCCCCGGTGCACATCGTGGACCCCCGGGAGCACGTGTTTGTCCACGCCATAACCTCCGAGTGCGTGATGCTGACCTGTGAGGTGGACCAAGAGGATGCCCCCGTGCGCTGGTACAAGGACgggcaggaggtggaggagagcGACTTTGTGGTGCTGGAGACCGAAGGGCCCCGTCGCCGCCTGGTGCTGCCCGCCGCCCAGCCGCCAGACGGGGGCGAGTTTCAGTGTGTGGCTGGAGAGGAGCGGGCCTACTTCACTGTCACCATCacag ATGTCTCCTCATGGATCGTGTACCCCAGCGGCAAGGTGTACGTGGCCGCCGTGCGCCTGGAGCGCGTGGTGCTGACCTGCGAGCTGTGCCGGCCCTGGGCCGAGGTGCGCTGGACCAAGGACGGCGAGGAGGTGGTGGAGAGCCCGGCCTTGCTCCTGCAGAAGGAGGACACCGTGCGCCGCCTGGTGCTGCCTGCCGTCCAGCTTGAGGACTCTGGCGAGTACCGGTGTGAAATCGACGACGAGTCGGCCTCCTTCACCGTCACCGTCACAG AGCCCCCCGTGCGGATCATCTACCCCCGGGATGAGGTGACCTTGATCGCCGTGAGCTTGGAGTGTGTGGTGCTGATGTGTGAGCTGTCGCGGGAGGACGCCCCCGTGCGCTGGTACAAGGATGGCCTGGAGGTGGAGGAGAGCGAGGCCCTGGTGCTGGAGAGTGACGGGCCCCGCCGCCGCCTGGTGCTACCCGCGGCCCAGCCCAAGGATGGGGGCGAGTTCGTGTGCGACGCCGGAGATGACTCCGCCTTCTTCACCGTCACTGTCACAG ccccaccagagAGGATCGTGCACCCCGCAGCCCGCTCCCTGGATCTGCAGTTCGGGGCTCCAGGGCGTGTGGAGCTGCGCTGCGAGGTGGCCCCAGCTGGGTCCCAGGTGCGCTGGTACAAGGATGGGCTGGAGGTAGAGGCATCGGACGCCCTGCAGCTGGGCGCCGAGGGGCCTGCCCGCACCCTGACCCTGCCCCACGCCCAACCTGAGGATGCTGGGGAGTATGTGTGTGAGACCCGCGATGAAGCTGTCACCTTCAATGTCAGCCTGGCCG AGCCCCCAGTGCAGTTCCTGGCGCCAGAGGCAGCCCCTAGCCCGCTCCACGTGGCTCCTGGGGAGCCGGTGGTGCTGAGCTGTGAGCTGTCCCGGGCGGGCGCACCCGTGTTCTGGAGCCACAATGAGAAGCCAGTGCAGGAGGGCGAGGGCGTGGAGCTCCGAGCCGAGGGCCCCCGCCGTGCCCTCTGCATTTCGGCTGCAGACCTAGCCCACACAGGCCTGTACACCTGCCAGtgtggggcagagccaggagcccccagccTCAGCTTCACCGTCCAGGTAGCGG AGCCCCCCGTGCGGGTGGTGGCCCCCGAGGCAGCCCAGACGAGGGTTCGGAGCACCCCAGGTGGGGACCTTGAGCTGGTGGTGCACCTCTCTGGGCCGGGGGGCCCCGTGCGCTGGTACAAGGACGGGGAGCGACTGGCGAGCCAGGGGCGGGTGCAGCTGGAGCAGGCCGGGGCCAGGCAGGTGCTGCGGGTGCGGGGGGCACGGAGCGGGGACGCTGGGGAGTACCTGTGCGACGCACCCCAGGACAGCCGCATCTTCCTCGTCAGTGTGGAAG AGCCACCGCCGGTGAAGCTGGTCTCCGAGCTGACGCCACTAACTGTCCATGAGGGTGACGATGCCACCTTCCGCTGCGAAGTCTCGCCACCGGAGGCTGACGTCACGTGGCTGCGTAACGGAGCCGTGGTCACCCCAGGGCCCCAGCTGCAGGTGGCCCAGAACGGGTCAAGCCGCTCGCTCACCGTGCGAGGCTGCCGGCTCCAGGACGCGGGGACTGTGACTGCACGGGCAGGGGCCACGACCACCAGTGCCCGGCTCCATGTTCGAG AGACAGAGCTGCTGTTCCTGCGGCGGCTGCAGGACGTGCGGGCAGAGGAAGGCCAGGACGTGTGCCTCGAAGTGGAGACAGGCCGCGTGGGCGCGGCAGGGGCCGTGCGCTGGGTGCGAGGCGGGGAGCCCCTGCCCCTCGACTCTCGCCTGTGCGTGGCCCAGGATGGCCACATCCACCGCCTCTTCATCCGCGGGGTCGTGCTGGCTGACCAGGGCACCTACGGCTGTGAGAGCCACCACGATCGCACCCTGGCCAGGCTCAGCGTAAGGC cgaGGCAGCTGAGGGCACTGCGGCCTCTGGAGGATGTGACCGTGAGCGAGGGAGGCAGTGCCACCTTCCAGCTGGAGCTGTCCCAGGAGGGCGTGACTGGGGAGTGGGCCCGGGGTGGAGTCCGGCTGCAGCCGGGGCCCAAGTGCCACATCGACACTGAGGGGCGCACCCACCGCCTGGCGCTCAGCGGCCTGGGCCTGGCCGACTCCGGCTGTGTCTCCTTCACGGCGGATTCTCTGCGCTGCGCGGCCAGACTCACCGTGAGAG agATCCCAGTGACCTTTGTGCGGGGGCCACAGGACCTAGAGGTGATGGAGGGTGACACAGCTACGTTGGAGTGTGAACTCTCCCAGACCTTGGCTGATGTCACTTGGAAGAAG GATGGGCGCGCGCTCACCGCCAGCCCTCGGCTCAGGCTCCAAGCCCTGGGCACGCGCCGTCTTCTACAGCTGCGGCGCTGCAGCCCCTCGGACGCTGGGACCTACAGCTGCGAGGTGGGAACGGCTCGCGCCGGGCCCGCCCGCCTGACCGTGCGCG AGCGCACAGTGTCGGTGCTCCGCGAGCTCCGGGCCGTGCGTGCCCGCGAAGGTGACGGCGCCACATTGGAGTGCACGGTGTCGGAGGCCGAGACCACGGGAAGTTGGGAACTCGGAGGCCGCCCGCTGAGACCCGGAGGCCGCGTTCGCATCCGACAGGAAG GAAAGAAGCACATCCTGGTGCTGAGCGAACTGCGCACAGAGGACGCCGGCGAAGTCCGCTTCCAGGCGGGTCCCGCCCAGTCCTTGGCTCTGCTGGAGGTGGAGG ccttgCCTCTCCAGATGTGCCGCCGCCCCCCGCGCGAGAAGACGGTTCTGGTCGGCCGCCGGGCGGTGCTGGAGGTGACTGTGTCCCGCTCCGGGGCCCACGTGTGCTGGTCGCGGGAGGGGACCGAGCTGTGCCCGGGAGACAAGTACGAGATGCGCAGCCACGGCCCCACCCACAGCCTGGTCATCCGTGACGTGCGACCTGAGGACCAGGGCACCTACTGCTGCCAGGCGGGCCAGGACAGCGCGCACACACGGCTGCTGGTCGAGG GTAATTAG
- the OBSL1 gene encoding obscurin-like protein 1 isoform X2, translating to MKAGSGDQGSPPCFLRFPRPVRVVSGAEAELKCVVLGEPPPIVVWEKGGQQLAASERLSFPADGAEHGLLLSGALPTDAGVYVCRARNAAGEAYAAAAVTVLEPPAPEPEPPLAERPLPPPGAGEGAPVFLTGPRSQWVLRGAEVVLTCQVGGLPEPTLYWEKDGMALDEVWDSSHFALERGCAEGGQGASLALRILAARLPDSGVYVCHARNAHGHAQAGALLQVHQPPESPPPEGADEEPAPVVEPLKCAPKTFWVNEGKHAKFRCYVMGKPEPEIEWHWEGRPLLPDRRRLMYRDRDGGFVLKVLYCQAKDRGLYVCAARNSAGQTLSAVQLHVKEPRLRFTRPLQDVEGREHGIAVLECKVPNSRIPTAWFREDQRLLPCRKYEQIEEGTVRRLIIHRLKADDDGVYLCEMRGRVRTVANVTVKGPILKRLPRKLDVLEGENAVLLVETREAGVEGRWSRDGEELPATCQSSCGHMHALVLPGVTREDAGEVTFSLGNSRTTTLLRVKCVKHSPPGPPVLAEMFKGHKNTVLLTWKPPEPAPETPFIYRLERQEVGSEDWIQCFSIEKAGAVEVPGDCVPSEGDYRFRVCTVSEHGRSPHVVFHGSAHLVPTARLVAGLEDVQVYDGEDAVFSLDLSTIIQGTWFLNGEELKANEPEGQVEPGALRYRMEQKGLQHRLILRAVKHQDSGALVGFSCPGVQDSAALTIQESPVHILSPQEKVSLTFTTSERVVLTCELSRADFPATWYKEGQKVEESESLVVKMDGRKHRLILPEAKVVDSGEFECRTEGVSAFFSLTVQDPPVHIVDPREHVFVHAITSECVMLTCEVDQEDAPVRWYKDGQEVEESDFVVLETEGPRRRLVLPAAQPPDGGEFQCVAGEERAYFTVTITDVSSWIVYPSGKVYVAAVRLERVVLTCELCRPWAEVRWTKDGEEVVESPALLLQKEDTVRRLVLPAVQLEDSGEYRCEIDDESASFTVTVTEPPVRIIYPRDEVTLIAVSLECVVLMCELSREDAPVRWYKDGLEVEESEALVLESDGPRRRLVLPAAQPKDGGEFVCDAGDDSAFFTVTVTAPPERIVHPAARSLDLQFGAPGRVELRCEVAPAGSQVRWYKDGLEVEASDALQLGAEGPARTLTLPHAQPEDAGEYVCETRDEAVTFNVSLAEPPVQFLAPEAAPSPLHVAPGEPVVLSCELSRAGAPVFWSHNEKPVQEGEGVELRAEGPRRALCISAADLAHTGLYTCQCGAEPGAPSLSFTVQVAEPPPVKLVSELTPLTVHEGDDATFRCEVSPPEADVTWLRNGAVVTPGPQLQVAQNGSSRSLTVRGCRLQDAGTVTARAGATTTSARLHVRETELLFLRRLQDVRAEEGQDVCLEVETGRVGAAGAVRWVRGGEPLPLDSRLCVAQDGHIHRLFIRGVVLADQGTYGCESHHDRTLARLSVRPRQLRALRPLEDVTVSEGGSATFQLELSQEGVTGEWARGGVRLQPGPKCHIDTEGRTHRLALSGLGLADSGCVSFTADSLRCAARLTVREIPVTFVRGPQDLEVMEGDTATLECELSQTLADVTWKKDGRALTASPRLRLQALGTRRLLQLRRCSPSDAGTYSCEVGTARAGPARLTVRERTVSVLRELRAVRAREGDGATLECTVSEAETTGSWELGGRPLRPGGRVRIRQEGKKHILVLSELRTEDAGEVRFQAGPAQSLALLEVEALPLQMCRRPPREKTVLVGRRAVLEVTVSRSGAHVCWSREGTELCPGDKYEMRSHGPTHSLVIRDVRPEDQGTYCCQAGQDSAHTRLLVEGE from the exons ATGAAGGCGGGCTCGGGGGATCAGGGGAGCCCCCCGTGCTTCCTGCGCTTTCCGCGGCCCGTGCGGGTGGTGAGCGGCGCCGAGGCCGAACTCAAGTGCGTGGTCCTGGGGGAGCCGCCGCCCATTGTCGTGTGGGAGAAGGGCGGCCAGCAGCTGGCGGCCTCCGAGCGCCTGAGCTTCCCGGCGGACGGCGCCGAGCACGGCCTGCTGCTGAGCGGCGCGCTACCCACCGACGCCGGGGTCTACGTGTGCCGCGCCCGCAATGCCGCCGGCGAGGCCTACGCCGCGGCCGCCGTCACTGTGCTGGAGCCGCCCGCGCCCGAGCCCGAGCCGCCGCTCGCCGAGcgcccgctgccgccgccgggggccggggagggcGCCCCGGTGTTCCTGACGGGGCCCCGATCCCAGTGGGTGCTGCGGGGGGCGGAGGTGGTGCTGACGTGCCAGGTGGGGGGCCTCCCCGAGCCCACGCTGTACTGGGAGAAGGACGGGATGGCCCTGGACGAAGTGTGGGACAGCAGCCACTTCGCGCTGGAGCGGGGCTGCGCCGAGGGTGGTCAGGGCGCGAGCCTGGCGCTGCGCATCCTGGCGGCGCGGCTGCCGGACTCGGGCGTCTACGTGTGCCACGCCCGCAACGCGCACGGCCACGCGCAGGCCGGCGCGCTGCTCCAGGTGCACCAGCCCCCCGAGAGCCCTCCTCCGGAGGGAGCCGACGAGGAGCCCGCGCCCGTGGTGGAGCCGCTCAAGTGCGCGCCCAAGACCTTCTGGGTGAACGAGGGCAAGCACGCCAAGTTCCGCTGCTACGTGATGGGCAAGCCCGAGCCCGAGATCGAGTGGCACTGGGAGGGCCGCCCCCTGCTCCCGGACCGCCGCCGCCTCATGTACCGCGACCGCGACGGCGGCTTTGTGCTCAAGGTGCTCTACTGCCAGGCCAAAGACCGCGGGCTGTACGTCTGCGCGGCGCGCAACTCGGCGGGCCAGACGCTCAGCGCCGTTCAGCTGCACGTCAAAG AGCCCCGCCTCCGCTTCACGAGACCGCTGCAGGATGTGGAGGGCCGGGAGCATGGGATTGCGGTGTTGGAGTGTAAAGTCCCCAACTCCCGCATCCCCACGGCCTGGTTCCGCGAGGACCAGCGGCTGCTGCCCTGCCGCAAGTACGAGCAGATCGAGGAGGGCACAGTGCGCCGCCTCATCATCCACAGGCTGAAAGCAGATGACGATGGCGTGTACCTGTGCGAGATGCGCGGCCGGGTGCGCACGGTGGCCAACGTGACGGTCAAAG GGCCCATCCTGAAGCGGCTGCCCCGGAAACTCGACGTCCTGGAGGGCGAGAACGCGGTGCTGCTGGTGGAGACGAgagaggctggggtggaggggcgcTGGAGCCGCGATGGGGAGGAGCTACCAGCCACCTGCCAGAGCAGCTGTGGCCACATGCATGCCCTGGTGCTTCCGGGGGTCACCCGGGAAGATGCTGGCGAGGTCACCTTCAGTCTGGGCAACTCCCGGACCACCACTCTGCTCAGAGTCAAAT GCGTCAAGCACAGCCCTCCGGGCCCGCCCGTCTTGGCTGAGATGTTCAAGGGCCACAAGAACACGGTGCTGCTGACCTGGAAGCCTCCGGAGCCAGCCCCCGAGACGCCCTTCATCTACCGGCTGGAGCGGCAGGAGGTGGGCTCCGAAGACTGGATCCAGTGCTTCAGCATCGAGAAGGCTGGAGCCGTGGAGGTGCCGGGGGACTGCGTGCCCTCGGAGGGTGACTACCGGTTCCGGGTCTGCACCGTCAGCGAACACGGCCGCAGTCCCCACGTGGTGTTCCACGGTTCCGCTCACCTCG TGCCTACAGCTCGCCTGGTGGCAGGTCTGGAAGACGTGCAGGTGTATGACGGGGAAGACGCCGTCTTCTCCCTGGATCTCTCGACCATCATCCAGGGCACCTGGTTCCTTAATGGGGAAGAGCTCAAGGCTAACGAGCCGGAGGGCCAGGTGGAGCCCGGTGCCCTGCGCTACCGCATGGAGCAGAAGGGCCTGCAGCACCGACTCATCCTGCGTGCCGTCAAGCACCAGGACAGCGGCGCCCTGGTGGGCTTCAGCTGTCCGGGTGTGCAGGACTCGGCCGCCCTCACCATCCAAG AGAGCCCCGTGCACATCCTGAGCCCCCAGGAGAAGGTGTCGTTGACCTTCACGACCTCCGAGCGGGTGGTGCTGACCTGTGAGCTCTCCAGGGCGGACTTCCCGGCCACCTGGTACAAAGAGGGGCAGAAGGTGGAAGAGAGCGAGTCGCTGGTGGTGAAGATGGATGGGCGCAAACACCGCCTCATCTTGCCTGAGGCCAAAGTCGTGGACAGCGGCGAGTTTGAGTGCAGAACGGAAGGGGTCTCAGCCTTCTTCAGCCTCACTGTCCAAG ATCCCCCGGTGCACATCGTGGACCCCCGGGAGCACGTGTTTGTCCACGCCATAACCTCCGAGTGCGTGATGCTGACCTGTGAGGTGGACCAAGAGGATGCCCCCGTGCGCTGGTACAAGGACgggcaggaggtggaggagagcGACTTTGTGGTGCTGGAGACCGAAGGGCCCCGTCGCCGCCTGGTGCTGCCCGCCGCCCAGCCGCCAGACGGGGGCGAGTTTCAGTGTGTGGCTGGAGAGGAGCGGGCCTACTTCACTGTCACCATCacag ATGTCTCCTCATGGATCGTGTACCCCAGCGGCAAGGTGTACGTGGCCGCCGTGCGCCTGGAGCGCGTGGTGCTGACCTGCGAGCTGTGCCGGCCCTGGGCCGAGGTGCGCTGGACCAAGGACGGCGAGGAGGTGGTGGAGAGCCCGGCCTTGCTCCTGCAGAAGGAGGACACCGTGCGCCGCCTGGTGCTGCCTGCCGTCCAGCTTGAGGACTCTGGCGAGTACCGGTGTGAAATCGACGACGAGTCGGCCTCCTTCACCGTCACCGTCACAG AGCCCCCCGTGCGGATCATCTACCCCCGGGATGAGGTGACCTTGATCGCCGTGAGCTTGGAGTGTGTGGTGCTGATGTGTGAGCTGTCGCGGGAGGACGCCCCCGTGCGCTGGTACAAGGATGGCCTGGAGGTGGAGGAGAGCGAGGCCCTGGTGCTGGAGAGTGACGGGCCCCGCCGCCGCCTGGTGCTACCCGCGGCCCAGCCCAAGGATGGGGGCGAGTTCGTGTGCGACGCCGGAGATGACTCCGCCTTCTTCACCGTCACTGTCACAG ccccaccagagAGGATCGTGCACCCCGCAGCCCGCTCCCTGGATCTGCAGTTCGGGGCTCCAGGGCGTGTGGAGCTGCGCTGCGAGGTGGCCCCAGCTGGGTCCCAGGTGCGCTGGTACAAGGATGGGCTGGAGGTAGAGGCATCGGACGCCCTGCAGCTGGGCGCCGAGGGGCCTGCCCGCACCCTGACCCTGCCCCACGCCCAACCTGAGGATGCTGGGGAGTATGTGTGTGAGACCCGCGATGAAGCTGTCACCTTCAATGTCAGCCTGGCCG AGCCCCCAGTGCAGTTCCTGGCGCCAGAGGCAGCCCCTAGCCCGCTCCACGTGGCTCCTGGGGAGCCGGTGGTGCTGAGCTGTGAGCTGTCCCGGGCGGGCGCACCCGTGTTCTGGAGCCACAATGAGAAGCCAGTGCAGGAGGGCGAGGGCGTGGAGCTCCGAGCCGAGGGCCCCCGCCGTGCCCTCTGCATTTCGGCTGCAGACCTAGCCCACACAGGCCTGTACACCTGCCAGtgtggggcagagccaggagcccccagccTCAGCTTCACCGTCCAGGTAGCGG AGCCACCGCCGGTGAAGCTGGTCTCCGAGCTGACGCCACTAACTGTCCATGAGGGTGACGATGCCACCTTCCGCTGCGAAGTCTCGCCACCGGAGGCTGACGTCACGTGGCTGCGTAACGGAGCCGTGGTCACCCCAGGGCCCCAGCTGCAGGTGGCCCAGAACGGGTCAAGCCGCTCGCTCACCGTGCGAGGCTGCCGGCTCCAGGACGCGGGGACTGTGACTGCACGGGCAGGGGCCACGACCACCAGTGCCCGGCTCCATGTTCGAG AGACAGAGCTGCTGTTCCTGCGGCGGCTGCAGGACGTGCGGGCAGAGGAAGGCCAGGACGTGTGCCTCGAAGTGGAGACAGGCCGCGTGGGCGCGGCAGGGGCCGTGCGCTGGGTGCGAGGCGGGGAGCCCCTGCCCCTCGACTCTCGCCTGTGCGTGGCCCAGGATGGCCACATCCACCGCCTCTTCATCCGCGGGGTCGTGCTGGCTGACCAGGGCACCTACGGCTGTGAGAGCCACCACGATCGCACCCTGGCCAGGCTCAGCGTAAGGC cgaGGCAGCTGAGGGCACTGCGGCCTCTGGAGGATGTGACCGTGAGCGAGGGAGGCAGTGCCACCTTCCAGCTGGAGCTGTCCCAGGAGGGCGTGACTGGGGAGTGGGCCCGGGGTGGAGTCCGGCTGCAGCCGGGGCCCAAGTGCCACATCGACACTGAGGGGCGCACCCACCGCCTGGCGCTCAGCGGCCTGGGCCTGGCCGACTCCGGCTGTGTCTCCTTCACGGCGGATTCTCTGCGCTGCGCGGCCAGACTCACCGTGAGAG agATCCCAGTGACCTTTGTGCGGGGGCCACAGGACCTAGAGGTGATGGAGGGTGACACAGCTACGTTGGAGTGTGAACTCTCCCAGACCTTGGCTGATGTCACTTGGAAGAAG GATGGGCGCGCGCTCACCGCCAGCCCTCGGCTCAGGCTCCAAGCCCTGGGCACGCGCCGTCTTCTACAGCTGCGGCGCTGCAGCCCCTCGGACGCTGGGACCTACAGCTGCGAGGTGGGAACGGCTCGCGCCGGGCCCGCCCGCCTGACCGTGCGCG AGCGCACAGTGTCGGTGCTCCGCGAGCTCCGGGCCGTGCGTGCCCGCGAAGGTGACGGCGCCACATTGGAGTGCACGGTGTCGGAGGCCGAGACCACGGGAAGTTGGGAACTCGGAGGCCGCCCGCTGAGACCCGGAGGCCGCGTTCGCATCCGACAGGAAG GAAAGAAGCACATCCTGGTGCTGAGCGAACTGCGCACAGAGGACGCCGGCGAAGTCCGCTTCCAGGCGGGTCCCGCCCAGTCCTTGGCTCTGCTGGAGGTGGAGG ccttgCCTCTCCAGATGTGCCGCCGCCCCCCGCGCGAGAAGACGGTTCTGGTCGGCCGCCGGGCGGTGCTGGAGGTGACTGTGTCCCGCTCCGGGGCCCACGTGTGCTGGTCGCGGGAGGGGACCGAGCTGTGCCCGGGAGACAAGTACGAGATGCGCAGCCACGGCCCCACCCACAGCCTGGTCATCCGTGACGTGCGACCTGAGGACCAGGGCACCTACTGCTGCCAGGCGGGCCAGGACAGCGCGCACACACGGCTGCTGGTCGAGGGTGAGTGA